The Deinococcus humi genome contains a region encoding:
- a CDS encoding FGGY-family carbohydrate kinase: MTVRGPVLLGLDVGTYSSKGVLTTLDGQIIAQHVVAHGVSMPAPGQVEQDADAVWWADAQSLIRALLETVDPTQVMGVACSAIGPTLLPLNKHGQPLRPGILYGIDTRAGAQIDALNHELGEELLFTHSQMALTSQAIGPKIRWLREREPDVWARTQTLTTASSYLVYRLTGRHVMDHHTGAHFMPLYDPRTRQWSETFCPAVLADRGLDLLPELAWSDERAGEVTSEAGQLTGLLPGTPVAVGTVDALAEAISVGATQSGDLMVMYGSTTFFVLVQPLSTPDPRVWSVGGAFAGQVNLAAGMGTTGSLTRWMADEFARDLPTEQAYGALFAEAARIPPGADGLLMLPYFSGERTPINDPQARGVIAGLTLAHTRGHLFRAALEGVGFGIRHNLEAFRDLGADIRRVIAVGGGTKGRVWLQIVSDVTGVAQEMTQVSLGASYGDAFLAGRAAGVLAPEDLQGWIQPAELVVPEAAAKAAYDRLYPLYRELYTSTRSVVHALSRS, from the coding sequence GTGACGGTGCGGGGCCCCGTGTTGCTGGGGCTCGACGTCGGCACCTATTCGAGCAAAGGCGTCCTGACGACCCTGGACGGTCAAATCATCGCCCAGCACGTGGTGGCCCACGGGGTCTCCATGCCTGCACCCGGGCAGGTGGAGCAGGATGCCGACGCGGTGTGGTGGGCCGACGCCCAGAGTTTGATCCGGGCGCTCCTGGAGACGGTGGACCCCACTCAGGTGATGGGAGTGGCGTGCAGCGCCATCGGGCCAACGCTGCTGCCGCTGAACAAGCATGGCCAGCCCCTGCGTCCTGGCATCCTTTACGGGATAGACACCCGCGCCGGGGCCCAGATCGACGCCCTGAACCATGAACTAGGGGAAGAGCTGCTCTTCACGCACAGCCAGATGGCGCTGACCAGCCAGGCCATCGGCCCCAAGATCCGCTGGCTGCGCGAGCGGGAGCCGGATGTCTGGGCCAGAACCCAGACCCTGACCACTGCAAGCAGCTACCTGGTCTACCGTCTGACTGGGCGTCACGTGATGGACCACCACACAGGCGCACACTTCATGCCCCTCTATGACCCGCGCACGCGGCAGTGGTCCGAGACCTTTTGTCCGGCCGTTCTGGCGGACCGCGGGCTTGACCTGCTACCAGAGCTGGCCTGGAGTGATGAGCGGGCGGGCGAGGTGACATCGGAAGCCGGTCAACTGACCGGGCTGCTTCCAGGGACGCCGGTTGCGGTGGGTACGGTAGACGCGTTGGCCGAAGCCATCAGTGTTGGCGCCACCCAATCCGGCGACCTGATGGTCATGTACGGATCCACCACATTCTTCGTCCTGGTACAGCCTCTATCCACTCCTGATCCACGGGTGTGGTCGGTGGGCGGTGCCTTTGCAGGGCAGGTGAATCTCGCTGCTGGCATGGGGACCACCGGCAGCCTGACCCGCTGGATGGCGGACGAGTTTGCGCGGGACCTCCCCACTGAACAAGCTTACGGGGCGCTGTTTGCCGAGGCTGCTCGGATTCCCCCAGGCGCGGATGGTCTCTTGATGCTGCCCTATTTCAGCGGTGAGCGAACGCCGATCAACGATCCGCAGGCCCGCGGGGTGATTGCTGGCCTGACGCTGGCGCACACGCGCGGGCATCTGTTTCGAGCAGCCCTGGAGGGGGTCGGGTTTGGGATCCGGCACAACCTTGAAGCCTTTCGGGATCTTGGAGCGGACATCCGCCGGGTGATTGCCGTGGGCGGCGGCACGAAAGGCCGGGTCTGGCTCCAGATCGTCAGCGATGTCACGGGCGTGGCGCAGGAGATGACCCAGGTGAGCCTTGGAGCGAGTTATGGAGACGCCTTTCTGGCAGGCCGCGCGGCGGGTGTTCTCGCGCCTGAGGACCTGCAAGGCTGGATCCAGCCAGCTGAGCTCGTGGTGCCGGAGGCAGCCGCCAAAGCGGCCTATGACCGGCTCTACCCCCTCTACCGTGAGCTGTACACCTCTACGAGATCCGTTGTTCACGCACTCTCCCGTTCATAG
- a CDS encoding carbohydrate ABC transporter permease, whose product MTTSPLPGTSLRRLRRRPAAPLLFVLPALLLTVLVIAFPLGYTLYQSMTNWVITSPNPPKFIGLANYAELLRDQRALQSLGRTVLITVCSVGLQMVLGVAMALVMNKHFFGRGLFRTMALFPVVATPVAISLIFVTMMNPQTGVLNHFLTSVGLNAQQWIYAEKSVLPALILVDTWQWTPFVMLIALAGLATLPTEPYEAAKIDGANAWQTFWGITLPMLMPSLFVALLFRAIDTLKLFDTIYAMTQGGPGTASETINLYLYTLSFNYFRMGYASSMVIALLVLVLGITLLLIRARKLAEDRS is encoded by the coding sequence ATGACCACCTCGCCGTTGCCTGGCACGTCCCTCCGGCGCCTGAGGCGCCGACCGGCCGCACCGCTCCTGTTTGTCCTCCCCGCCCTGCTGTTGACGGTCCTGGTCATTGCCTTTCCACTGGGCTACACCTTGTACCAGTCGATGACTAATTGGGTCATCACCAGCCCCAATCCTCCGAAATTTATCGGACTGGCCAATTACGCGGAGTTGCTGCGAGACCAGCGCGCGCTGCAGTCTCTGGGGCGGACCGTACTGATCACAGTCTGCTCGGTCGGCCTGCAGATGGTCCTTGGGGTGGCGATGGCGCTGGTGATGAACAAGCATTTCTTCGGGCGCGGCCTGTTCCGGACCATGGCCCTGTTCCCGGTGGTGGCCACGCCCGTCGCCATCTCCTTGATTTTCGTCACGATGATGAACCCTCAAACCGGTGTCCTGAACCACTTTCTGACGTCCGTGGGGCTGAATGCCCAGCAGTGGATCTACGCCGAGAAAAGCGTGCTGCCTGCACTGATCCTGGTGGACACCTGGCAGTGGACCCCTTTCGTGATGCTGATCGCCCTGGCTGGCCTGGCCACCCTGCCCACCGAACCCTACGAGGCGGCCAAGATCGATGGTGCCAATGCCTGGCAGACCTTCTGGGGGATCACGCTCCCCATGTTGATGCCCTCACTGTTCGTGGCCCTGCTGTTCCGCGCCATCGATACGCTGAAACTGTTCGACACCATTTACGCGATGACCCAGGGTGGACCTGGAACGGCATCCGAGACCATCAACCTCTACCTGTATACCCTGAGCTTTAACTACTTCCGCATGGGGTACGCATCGAGTATGGTCATCGCGCTGCTGGTGCTGGTGCTGGGCATTACCCTGCTGCTGATCCGCGCACGGAAACTCGCGGAGGACCGCTCATGA
- a CDS encoding endonuclease NucS domain-containing protein produces the protein MIRAQLLTPDPGGLTTHLTTHTRTRDGLIQIAGLAEVTYHGRATSTAEIGASLVILKRGGSLQIHAPTSIKPMNWHPRTDERSARVEHGHCLRHASRQSPEELVRVTFLHPHLALDVHEASFTLSDSEKQMQDALVRHPELIEPGLTVLDRELLIDSGGIDLYARDAQGRSVVVEPKRGRATQDGVSQLGRDVATVQKSGVGAVWSILAAPFIMAPALQERRARGLAFRKTGAWPDAPAPTVLPTLFD, from the coding sequence ATGATCCGCGCTCAACTCCTCACCCCGGACCCAGGGGGTCTGACCACCCACCTCACCACCCATACCCGCACCCGCGATGGCCTGATCCAGATCGCTGGCCTCGCTGAAGTCACCTATCACGGGCGCGCCACCAGCACTGCCGAAATCGGCGCCTCCCTCGTGATACTCAAACGCGGCGGCAGCCTCCAGATCCACGCCCCCACCAGTATCAAGCCCATGAACTGGCACCCCCGTACGGACGAACGCTCCGCCCGCGTCGAACACGGCCATTGCCTGCGCCACGCCTCCCGCCAAAGTCCTGAGGAACTCGTGCGCGTCACCTTCCTGCATCCTCACCTGGCGCTTGATGTGCACGAGGCGTCATTCACCTTGTCTGATTCGGAGAAACAAATGCAGGACGCCCTGGTCCGCCACCCGGAACTCATTGAACCCGGACTGACCGTGCTGGACCGCGAGTTGCTGATTGATTCCGGTGGCATCGACCTGTACGCGCGTGATGCGCAGGGACGGTCTGTGGTGGTGGAACCCAAGCGGGGCCGTGCCACCCAGGACGGCGTCAGCCAGCTGGGGCGCGACGTCGCGACAGTTCAGAAATCGGGTGTGGGGGCGGTATGGAGCATCCTGGCGGCGCCGTTCATCATGGCGCCGGCCTTGCAGGAACGACGTGCCAGGGGACTGGCATTCCGCAAGACTGGCGCCTGGCCTGATGCTCCTGCACCAACGGTCTTGCCCACCCTGTTCGACTGA
- a CDS encoding fucose isomerase, which yields MTTSPLPLTEAYLVANGDMRLAANQQCWPAQAQLEAQLTQALLALGVRVTRAHGVDPHEHHGFISSQRMGMDVFRQIPKDAPVIVAEAVWQYSHHVLAGLRAHRGPILTVANWSGQWPGLVGLLNLNGSLTKMGIAYSTLWSENFKDDFFVSRLSEWVQSGRVTHDLSHVRPFDAQAVPAEHRALGTQLAHALLERQAILGIFDEGCMGMYNAIVDDELLNPLGIYKERLSQSALYAGMQQVTDDEALAALNWLTERGMQFVWGSDHAAELTRAQTLDQLRMYVAAVRIAAQFGCDAIGIQYQQGLKDLAPASDLAEGLLNNPDRPPVHDARTGEVLYPAQALPHFNEVDEGAAVDGLLTHQVWTALGLDPSNTLHDIRWGEDHEGQFVWVFMISGAAPASHFKGGYAGASSERQPPMFFAQGGGTLKGESRPGALVWSRVYVRSGQLHVDLGLGQAVALLEAEVQRRWAHTNPQWPIMNAVLEGVSRDQMMAQHQANHIQVAYAPSRERAVEALNVKATLFDTLGVRVHLCGLEARA from the coding sequence ATGACGACTTCCCCGCTCCCCTTGACCGAAGCTTATCTGGTGGCCAACGGCGACATGCGCCTCGCCGCCAACCAGCAATGCTGGCCAGCCCAGGCGCAACTGGAGGCGCAACTGACCCAGGCGCTGCTGGCGCTGGGGGTACGCGTGACCCGGGCGCACGGGGTCGATCCCCATGAACATCACGGCTTTATTTCCTCGCAGCGCATGGGCATGGACGTGTTCAGGCAGATCCCCAAAGATGCCCCGGTCATCGTCGCGGAAGCGGTATGGCAATACAGCCACCATGTCCTGGCCGGCCTGCGCGCCCACCGCGGTCCCATTCTGACCGTGGCGAATTGGAGTGGGCAATGGCCAGGGCTGGTGGGGCTGCTCAATCTCAACGGCAGCCTCACCAAGATGGGCATCGCTTACAGCACGCTCTGGAGTGAGAACTTCAAGGACGACTTTTTTGTCTCCAGGCTGTCCGAGTGGGTTCAGTCCGGCCGGGTGACCCACGATCTATCGCATGTCCGTCCTTTTGACGCACAGGCGGTGCCTGCAGAACACCGGGCGCTGGGAACCCAGCTGGCCCACGCCTTGCTGGAGCGGCAAGCCATCCTGGGCATTTTCGATGAAGGGTGCATGGGCATGTACAACGCCATCGTCGACGACGAGTTGCTCAACCCCCTGGGGATTTACAAGGAGCGGCTCAGCCAATCCGCCCTGTATGCCGGAATGCAGCAGGTCACCGATGATGAGGCCCTGGCGGCCCTGAACTGGTTGACAGAGCGCGGGATGCAGTTTGTCTGGGGGAGTGATCACGCAGCAGAATTGACGCGCGCCCAGACGCTCGACCAGCTCAGGATGTACGTCGCGGCCGTGCGCATCGCTGCCCAGTTTGGTTGTGACGCCATCGGCATCCAGTATCAGCAGGGCCTCAAAGACCTGGCACCGGCCAGCGACCTCGCCGAAGGCCTGCTGAACAATCCTGATCGGCCCCCGGTGCACGATGCCCGGACGGGAGAGGTGCTGTATCCCGCTCAGGCCCTGCCCCATTTCAACGAGGTCGACGAGGGGGCGGCGGTTGACGGGCTGCTGACCCATCAGGTCTGGACTGCCCTGGGCCTGGACCCGTCCAACACGCTCCACGACATCCGGTGGGGCGAGGACCATGAGGGACAGTTCGTCTGGGTCTTCATGATTTCCGGCGCCGCCCCAGCCTCGCATTTCAAAGGTGGATACGCGGGCGCATCCAGTGAGCGCCAGCCCCCAATGTTTTTTGCGCAGGGAGGCGGCACGCTCAAAGGAGAAAGTCGGCCGGGCGCGCTGGTCTGGTCACGGGTCTATGTCAGGAGCGGCCAGTTGCACGTCGACCTCGGGTTGGGCCAGGCCGTGGCGCTGCTGGAAGCTGAAGTTCAGCGCCGCTGGGCCCACACCAATCCTCAGTGGCCGATCATGAATGCGGTGCTCGAAGGGGTCAGTCGCGATCAGATGATGGCCCAGCATCAGGCCAACCACATCCAGGTGGCCTACGCCCCCAGCCGGGAACGGGCCGTGGAAGCACTGAACGTCAAGGCCACCTTATTTGACACCCTCGGGGTCAGGGTGCATCTGTGTGGGCTGGAGGCCAGGGCGTGA
- a CDS encoding dihydrodipicolinate synthase family protein codes for MTHTASSAFHVRGLVVPIVTPYTPQGSVDLAQAEAVARFYAAQDVPALFPGGTTGEFALLTLDERESLLEAVVRGVQSIGTAVTQIIAHTGAATLDEVLRLSRHAQAQGVPAVAVVTPFYYGYEEAALLAFYQTVCRALPNLAVYAYTIPQRAGNSMSASSIAELRREPNFAGIKDSSGDMHRLLALLEVPGLSVLAGADDLCYPFMTSGGHGLVSGPGGVVPELFQAFFAALDAQQTARALALSRHIREFSRMIRGGGRIDYLKAGLDWRGLTNGPSRLPLPNLTAEERDALILELDRFAQTLSEDGLTLAGAPVHDAAV; via the coding sequence ATGACCCATACTGCTTCCTCTGCCTTTCACGTCCGCGGCCTGGTGGTCCCGATCGTCACACCGTACACGCCCCAAGGCAGCGTGGACCTCGCCCAGGCCGAAGCCGTGGCCCGTTTCTACGCGGCGCAGGATGTGCCGGCACTGTTTCCTGGCGGCACCACCGGAGAGTTTGCGCTGCTGACCTTGGACGAGCGTGAATCCCTGCTGGAAGCGGTGGTACGCGGCGTCCAGTCCATCGGCACCGCAGTGACGCAAATCATCGCGCACACTGGCGCGGCCACGCTGGATGAAGTGCTGCGTCTGAGCCGTCATGCCCAGGCCCAGGGGGTGCCAGCCGTCGCCGTTGTCACCCCCTTTTATTACGGCTATGAAGAGGCGGCGCTCCTGGCCTTCTACCAGACGGTGTGCCGGGCCCTGCCGAACCTGGCGGTCTACGCGTATACCATCCCGCAGCGCGCTGGAAACTCGATGTCGGCTTCCAGCATCGCTGAACTGCGCCGTGAGCCGAACTTCGCGGGAATCAAGGATTCCAGCGGCGACATGCATCGCCTGCTGGCCCTGCTCGAGGTCCCAGGCCTCAGTGTGCTGGCCGGTGCAGACGATCTGTGTTACCCATTCATGACCAGTGGCGGGCACGGCCTGGTCTCCGGCCCAGGCGGTGTGGTTCCCGAGCTGTTTCAGGCCTTCTTTGCCGCTCTGGACGCCCAGCAGACGGCCCGGGCCCTGGCCCTTTCACGGCACATCCGTGAGTTCAGTCGGATGATTCGGGGTGGTGGCCGGATCGATTATCTGAAGGCCGGCCTGGATTGGCGCGGCCTGACCAACGGGCCCTCGCGCCTGCCCCTGCCCAACCTCACTGCTGAGGAGAGGGACGCCCTGATTCTGGAGCTCGACAGATTCGCCCAGACCCTGTCGGAAGACGGCCTCACGCTGGCTGGTGCCCCGGTGCATGACGCTGCAGTCTGA
- a CDS encoding SRPBCC family protein — translation MTDGLMITRTFTAPPERVYAMWTTPEHFTFWFGTEAVEVPLDSVVMDVRVGGKWRATIQLPDGHLIYWTGEYTEVDPPYRLAFTLTDQPSLPATEPVVVMLKEVSGGTEMTFRQPRHGFSDEHLERTREGYNGFFDAMEKQLSMVE, via the coding sequence ATGACCGACGGACTGATGATCACCCGCACCTTCACTGCCCCACCTGAGCGTGTCTATGCGATGTGGACGACGCCCGAGCACTTCACCTTCTGGTTCGGCACAGAGGCTGTGGAGGTGCCGCTCGACTCGGTGGTGATGGACGTCCGCGTCGGCGGCAAGTGGCGTGCCACCATACAGCTTCCCGACGGACACCTCATCTACTGGACCGGTGAGTACACCGAAGTTGATCCGCCCTATCGCCTCGCCTTTACATTGACGGACCAGCCTTCTCTGCCTGCCACCGAGCCGGTGGTCGTCATGCTCAAGGAAGTGTCGGGCGGCACGGAGATGACCTTTAGGCAGCCTCGCCATGGCTTCAGCGACGAGCACCTTGAACGAACTCGCGAGGGGTACAACGGCTTCTTTGATGCGATGGAGAAGCAGCTTTCCATGGTGGAGTGA
- a CDS encoding ribokinase: protein MILVAGSVNIDFAVQVQALPSPGETVLGGPYRVSPGGKGANQAVASARAGARVCFVGCVGTDDHGQQLRQALDAEGIDTAYLRSVADQTGAAFVTVGADGENAIAVSSGANRALQASDLPELGGVTHLILQLESPRDAICAFAQAAHRAGVHITLNAAPAQALDDGLLRLVDLLIVNAGELETLCGPQVGRDLESQLKVMAGRGPHAIVVTLGADGAAVWANGQFHRTAAFNVPVVDTTGAGDTFVGVLVASLPHMDLASAAQRASAAAALTCTRSGAQISMPHSPAIEQLLTTARVEHAPLTAKGGGDLPAALVLENL, encoded by the coding sequence GTGATCCTGGTGGCGGGCAGCGTCAATATCGATTTCGCGGTGCAAGTGCAGGCCTTGCCGTCTCCAGGCGAGACCGTGCTGGGTGGCCCTTACCGGGTCAGTCCGGGGGGAAAAGGAGCCAACCAGGCCGTGGCGAGTGCGCGCGCCGGCGCTCGGGTGTGCTTTGTGGGGTGTGTGGGGACCGATGACCATGGCCAGCAGCTTCGTCAGGCCCTCGATGCGGAGGGCATTGACACGGCGTACCTGCGCTCCGTTGCGGACCAGACGGGAGCAGCGTTCGTGACCGTTGGTGCCGATGGAGAAAACGCCATCGCTGTGTCCAGCGGCGCCAACCGCGCTCTTCAGGCATCGGACTTGCCGGAACTGGGCGGGGTGACGCACCTGATCTTGCAACTCGAAAGTCCCCGTGACGCAATCTGCGCCTTTGCTCAGGCGGCGCACCGTGCCGGGGTGCACATCACCCTGAACGCGGCGCCTGCACAAGCCCTGGATGATGGACTGCTCCGACTGGTCGACCTGCTGATTGTGAATGCTGGTGAGCTGGAGACGCTGTGCGGGCCTCAGGTGGGGCGTGATCTGGAGAGCCAGCTCAAGGTGATGGCTGGGCGTGGACCCCACGCCATCGTGGTCACCCTGGGTGCCGACGGCGCCGCTGTCTGGGCTAATGGACAGTTTCACCGTACTGCGGCATTCAACGTTCCGGTGGTGGATACCACCGGTGCCGGTGACACTTTCGTGGGTGTACTGGTGGCGTCGCTCCCGCATATGGACCTTGCCTCGGCGGCGCAGCGTGCCTCAGCGGCCGCGGCATTGACCTGCACCCGGTCTGGCGCACAGATCAGCATGCCGCATTCGCCGGCCATCGAGCAGCTTCTCACCACCGCCCGTGTGGAACACGCCCCGCTGACTGCCAAGGGAGGAGGCGACCTGCCTGCTGCCCTTGTTTTGGAGAACCTATGA
- a CDS encoding carbohydrate ABC transporter permease — protein sequence MTVTEVRPPAATAPRRKARPHPLTAHLLPLLISAFFIVPIVFVFYWMISMSFQTQVEISSNPPTFWSAQPTTEWYSQLMRRMPFLQYTWNSLVVGVCATAIGLAIGLPAAYAIARWRLTSLGTLFLITRITPAISFLIPWYIIAKRLGLGDSLVIITLLHITITLPLIIWIMIGFFEALPPDLEQAATVDGCNAWQSFALIAVPLVKPGIVAAIILAFIQSWNNFLFAAVLGGPGSQTLPVTVYGMLSFEQANWGPLAAAATLVCLPVIVGTIFFQRQLVEGLTAGAMKG from the coding sequence ATGACGGTGACGGAAGTCCGTCCTCCTGCGGCCACGGCTCCCCGCCGTAAAGCCCGTCCCCACCCGCTGACCGCGCACCTGCTGCCTCTGCTCATCTCTGCGTTCTTTATTGTTCCCATCGTCTTCGTCTTCTACTGGATGATCTCGATGTCGTTCCAGACCCAGGTGGAAATCAGTTCCAACCCACCCACCTTCTGGTCGGCTCAACCCACCACCGAGTGGTACAGCCAATTGATGCGCCGGATGCCCTTTTTGCAGTACACCTGGAACAGCCTGGTGGTGGGCGTGTGTGCCACGGCCATCGGCCTGGCCATTGGCCTACCCGCCGCCTATGCCATCGCACGCTGGCGGCTCACCAGTCTGGGCACGCTTTTTCTCATCACGCGCATTACCCCGGCCATCAGTTTTTTGATTCCCTGGTACATCATTGCCAAACGGCTCGGTCTGGGCGACTCACTGGTGATTATTACCCTGCTGCACATCACCATTACCCTCCCACTGATCATCTGGATCATGATCGGGTTTTTCGAGGCCCTGCCGCCCGATCTTGAACAGGCGGCCACCGTAGACGGCTGTAATGCCTGGCAATCTTTCGCTCTCATCGCCGTCCCCCTGGTGAAACCCGGCATCGTGGCTGCGATCATCCTGGCTTTTATTCAGTCCTGGAACAACTTTCTCTTCGCAGCCGTGCTGGGTGGTCCCGGCTCACAGACCCTACCGGTCACGGTCTACGGGATGTTGAGCTTCGAGCAGGCCAACTGGGGCCCCCTGGCCGCCGCCGCCACCCTGGTCTGCCTGCCGGTCATTGTCGGCACCATCTTCTTCCAACGCCAGTTGGTCGAGGGTCTGACCGCCGGCGCCATGAAGGGCTGA
- a CDS encoding GNAT family N-acetyltransferase codes for MFRYGAVSDGQLIAAAQMTVIEELVHISGASTLPAVRGQGAQAALLRRRLIDAVDAGCDRATVKVSVSNRASLRNVERAGFRRRYQERRFSWAPPGRAED; via the coding sequence ATGTTCCGGTATGGCGCGGTGTCGGATGGGCAGCTGATCGCCGCTGCGCAGATGACGGTGATTGAAGAACTGGTGCACATCTCTGGGGCGTCGACGTTGCCTGCAGTTCGTGGCCAGGGAGCGCAGGCGGCCCTGCTGCGTCGTCGGCTCATCGATGCAGTGGACGCCGGGTGTGACCGGGCCACGGTGAAAGTGAGCGTGAGCAACAGGGCCAGCCTCCGCAATGTGGAGCGGGCTGGCTTCAGACGCCGTTATCAGGAACGCCGCTTCAGCTGGGCACCACCAGGGCGTGCAGAAGACTGA
- a CDS encoding ArsR/SmtB family transcription factor, with protein MQKPDSLSETFAALADPTRRAILTQLRLGEATVTQLAQPFDLSLPAVSRHLKVLEKAGLITRGRDAQWRPCRLAADPMREAAEWMEPYRRFWNDRFDRLDVRLRATLDDPEHTEP; from the coding sequence ATGCAGAAGCCCGACTCGCTGAGCGAAACCTTCGCTGCCCTCGCCGACCCGACTCGGCGCGCCATCCTCACACAACTGCGCCTCGGCGAAGCCACTGTGACGCAGCTTGCCCAACCGTTTGACCTCAGCCTTCCCGCAGTGTCGCGACACCTCAAAGTCCTCGAGAAGGCCGGGCTCATCACGCGAGGCCGAGACGCCCAGTGGCGTCCGTGTCGCCTCGCTGCCGACCCCATGCGCGAGGCTGCCGAGTGGATGGAGCCTTACCGCCGTTTCTGGAACGACCGGTTCGACCGTCTCGACGTTCGCTTGCGCGCCACACTGGACGACCCGGAACACACCGAGCCCTGA
- a CDS encoding pyridoxal phosphate-dependent decarboxylase family protein — MKPAETTPESGAETTAAGQAMTPEAFRRFGHQVIDYLADYHAGVASRPVMSRSSPGSIRAQLPDQPPHQPEDFAAVLGDLEGIVMPGLTHWQHPQFYGYFPGNADLSSVLGDLLSSGLGVLGLAWQSSPALSELEEVVTDWLRQMLGLSDQWSGVIQDTASTSTLVALLCARERTTNYGGVADGLSAEVSPLVIYTSEYSHSSVAKAAMLAGFGAGNVRVIETDSAFALRVDHLEAAIQADLAAGRQPCAVVASVGTTTTTALDPVQKISDITGQYGLWLHVDAAMAGSAMILPECRWMWEGIEKADSLVVNAHKWLGAVFDTSLYYVRDQQHLIRVMSTNPSYLQSAADNQVKNLRDWGIPLGRRFRALKLWALIRTQGREGLQARLRRDLDHAQWLAQQVEAAPGWKVLAPVTLQTVCVRYEPAGLTPEALDAFTKDWCQQINDSGLAYLTPATLEGRWMVRISIGALTTQRAHVQMLWETMRQRAEAAVSDHLG, encoded by the coding sequence GTGAAACCAGCAGAAACAACGCCAGAAAGCGGTGCCGAGACCACGGCGGCGGGGCAGGCCATGACCCCCGAAGCGTTCCGTCGCTTCGGTCACCAGGTGATTGACTACCTCGCTGACTACCACGCTGGCGTCGCGTCACGCCCGGTGATGAGCCGCTCGTCACCGGGCAGTATCCGCGCCCAGCTTCCTGACCAGCCACCCCATCAGCCGGAGGACTTCGCGGCCGTCCTGGGGGACCTGGAGGGAATCGTCATGCCAGGCTTGACACACTGGCAGCACCCTCAGTTCTACGGCTACTTCCCAGGAAACGCCGATCTCTCGAGCGTGCTTGGCGATCTGCTGAGCAGCGGGCTGGGTGTGCTGGGACTTGCCTGGCAGTCGAGCCCCGCTCTGAGCGAACTCGAAGAGGTGGTCACCGACTGGCTGCGCCAGATGCTGGGACTGTCTGATCAGTGGAGCGGGGTGATTCAGGATACGGCCTCAACCAGTACCCTGGTGGCGCTGTTGTGCGCCCGTGAGCGCACCACGAACTATGGGGGCGTCGCCGACGGACTGAGCGCCGAGGTTTCTCCGCTGGTGATCTACACCTCCGAGTACAGTCACAGCAGTGTGGCCAAAGCGGCGATGTTGGCGGGATTTGGGGCCGGCAATGTGCGGGTGATCGAAACGGACAGCGCTTTTGCGTTACGGGTGGACCACCTCGAGGCCGCCATTCAAGCGGATCTGGCGGCAGGCCGCCAACCCTGCGCCGTGGTGGCTTCGGTGGGAACCACGACCACCACCGCGCTCGACCCAGTACAGAAGATCAGTGACATCACCGGCCAGTACGGTCTATGGCTGCATGTGGACGCGGCCATGGCCGGAAGCGCCATGATCCTTCCCGAGTGCAGGTGGATGTGGGAAGGCATAGAGAAGGCCGACTCACTGGTCGTCAATGCCCACAAGTGGCTGGGCGCCGTCTTCGACACCAGCCTCTACTACGTCCGTGATCAGCAGCACTTGATCCGGGTCATGAGCACCAACCCGAGTTACCTGCAAAGCGCAGCCGACAACCAGGTCAAGAACCTGCGCGACTGGGGAATCCCGCTGGGACGCCGGTTTCGTGCCCTGAAACTGTGGGCGCTGATTCGTACCCAGGGAAGAGAAGGCCTGCAGGCCAGGTTGCGCCGCGACCTTGATCATGCCCAGTGGCTTGCCCAGCAGGTCGAAGCGGCTCCCGGCTGGAAGGTCCTGGCTCCAGTCACGCTGCAGACCGTCTGTGTGCGCTACGAACCAGCCGGTCTGACACCTGAAGCGCTTGACGCCTTCACCAAGGACTGGTGTCAGCAGATCAATGACTCGGGACTGGCTTACTTGACGCCAGCGACCCTGGAAGGGCGCTGGATGGTGCGGATCAGCATTGGCGCCCTCACCACCCAGCGCGCCCACGTGCAGATGTTGTGGGAAACCATGCGTCAGCGGGCTGAAGCTGCCGTGAGCGACCACCTGGGATAG